One genomic region from Rhodospirillaceae bacterium encodes:
- a CDS encoding citramalate synthase codes for MSREKKDDKRIYFYDSTLRDGQQTMGVDFNVSDKGVIACELDRLGIDYVEGGWPGANPTDDSFFANPPKLRHARFTAFGMTRRPGRSVENDPGLAALLSSGAQTVCMVGKTWDFHVKIALETTLDENLRMISESVVHGKTRVEEVLFDAEHFFDGYKADADYALACVRAAYEAGARWVVLCDTNGGALPHEIESILSQVVEAVPGSHLGIHCHNDTENAVANSLAAVRAGVRQIQGTMNGLGERCGNANIVSLLPTLMLKMGYRTGVSSKGLKQLTKLSHLIDDRLNRVPNHHAAYVGESAFAHKGGLHVSAVAKDPKSYEHVDPECVGNRRHVVISDQAGKANLLARLKEIGIKLNSDDPRLAQLVEQIKAREFEGYSYDSAGASFELLARRALDSVPEYFRLINFRVIDERRWNAREELVTLSEAKISVDVGGRNVLTVAEGNGPVNALDNALCKALSPTYPQLQNIVLVDYKVRILDSNFGTKAQTRVMIESAAKGAHWTTVGVSTNVIDASYNALHDSITYKLLRDGAKV; via the coding sequence ATGAGCCGCGAGAAAAAAGACGACAAACGGATTTATTTCTACGACAGCACCCTTCGCGACGGGCAGCAAACCATGGGCGTTGACTTTAATGTCAGCGACAAGGGGGTGATTGCCTGTGAGTTGGACCGTCTTGGAATCGATTACGTTGAAGGGGGATGGCCGGGGGCGAACCCGACGGATGACAGTTTCTTCGCAAACCCGCCGAAATTACGTCACGCACGTTTCACTGCTTTTGGCATGACGCGGCGTCCGGGGCGCAGCGTCGAGAACGATCCCGGCCTGGCAGCACTTCTTTCAAGCGGCGCGCAAACCGTCTGCATGGTTGGAAAGACCTGGGATTTTCACGTCAAAATTGCCCTGGAAACCACCCTTGATGAAAATTTGCGCATGATCAGTGAAAGCGTGGTGCACGGGAAAACACGCGTCGAAGAGGTTCTTTTTGACGCCGAGCATTTCTTTGATGGGTACAAGGCGGACGCTGATTATGCGCTGGCCTGTGTGCGCGCGGCGTATGAGGCGGGCGCACGCTGGGTGGTTTTGTGCGACACGAATGGCGGCGCATTGCCGCACGAAATTGAGTCGATTCTTTCCCAGGTAGTTGAGGCGGTGCCGGGCAGCCATCTTGGAATCCATTGCCACAACGACACGGAAAACGCGGTTGCCAACAGCCTGGCGGCGGTGCGGGCCGGTGTGCGGCAGATTCAGGGCACGATGAACGGCCTTGGGGAGCGTTGCGGGAATGCCAACATCGTCTCGCTACTGCCGACGCTGATGTTGAAGATGGGCTACCGGACGGGCGTTAGCAGCAAGGGTTTGAAGCAGCTTACTAAATTGTCGCATTTGATCGACGACCGGCTGAACCGGGTTCCGAACCATCACGCGGCCTATGTGGGGGAGTCTGCCTTTGCCCATAAGGGGGGGTTGCATGTCTCGGCGGTGGCCAAGGATCCCAAAAGCTACGAACATGTTGACCCGGAATGCGTCGGCAATCGTCGCCATGTCGTTATTTCGGATCAGGCGGGAAAAGCGAACCTTTTGGCCCGGCTGAAGGAAATCGGGATTAAGCTGAATTCGGACGACCCACGCCTGGCGCAGCTTGTTGAGCAGATAAAGGCGCGGGAATTCGAGGGCTATTCCTATGACAGCGCGGGGGCGAGTTTCGAGCTGCTGGCGCGCCGCGCGCTTGATAGTGTGCCGGAATATTTCAGGCTGATTAATTTTCGGGTGATTGATGAACGTCGCTGGAACGCCCGGGAGGAGTTGGTCACCCTCTCGGAAGCGAAAATCAGCGTCGATGTTGGTGGTAGGAATGTCCTTACCGTGGCCGAAGGGAACGGGCCGGTAAACGCGTTGGACAATGCGCTTTGCAAGGCGCTGTCGCCGACATATCCTCAGTTGCAGAATATCGTGTTGGTGGATTACAAGGTGCGCATTCTGGATTCGAACTTTGGAACCAAGGCCCAGACGCGCGTGATGATCGAAAGCGCCGCCAAGGGGGCGCATTGGACGACGGTCGGCGTCTCGACGAATGTGATCGACGCTTCCTACAATGCCCTTCACGACAGCATCACCTATAAATTGCTTCGTGACGGCGCCAAAGTGTGA
- a CDS encoding 30S ribosomal protein S4, with product MTKRLQSKYKINRRLGVNLWGRPKSPVNRREYGPGQHGQTNQRRRRVSDFGTQLSAKQKLKGYYGNIGERQFRNVYQEAVRQKGDTGERLIGLLERRLDIIVYRMKFVPTVFAARQFVNHGHIRVNGQRVTIPSYRVKEGDVIEIKEKSRELIIVLDAVQSQERDVPEYIDVDHKEMKGTFVRVPALGDVPYPVQMEPNLVVEFYSR from the coding sequence ATGACGAAACGGTTGCAGTCGAAATACAAAATTAACCGGCGTCTTGGCGTCAATCTTTGGGGGCGCCCGAAAAGCCCCGTAAATCGCCGTGAGTACGGTCCTGGCCAACATGGTCAGACGAACCAGCGTCGTCGGAGAGTATCGGATTTTGGAACGCAGTTGTCTGCGAAGCAAAAGCTGAAAGGCTATTACGGCAATATCGGCGAACGGCAGTTCCGGAACGTCTATCAGGAAGCGGTTCGTCAAAAGGGCGACACAGGCGAGCGTCTCATTGGCCTGCTAGAGCGCCGGTTGGATATTATCGTTTATCGAATGAAATTTGTGCCGACGGTGTTTGCGGCACGGCAGTTTGTTAATCACGGTCATATTCGGGTAAACGGACAGCGTGTGACGATTCCCTCCTATCGGGTAAAGGAAGGGGACGTCATTGAGATCAAGGAGAAATCCAGAGAATTAATCATCGTTCTGGATGCGGTGCAGTCGCAAGAGCGGGACGTGCCGGAGTATATCGATGTGGATCACAAGGAAATGAAGGGCACATTTGTTCGCGTTCCGGCGCTTGGCGATGTGCCATACCCGGTCCAGATGGAGCCGAACCTTGTGGTGGAATTTTATTCGCGCTGA
- a CDS encoding rRNA methyltransferase produces the protein MAGTDSTKILVTGGPVVVLVGAQLGENIGTAVRAMGNCGLGELRLVNPRAGWLNEKTIAASSGADAILDAARVYASTAEATADLHHVFATTTRTRDMEKPVVTPRVAANVMRSVANKGEKVGLLFGPERSGLTNEDVALAKTIIAVPLNPAFSSLNLAQAVLLLGYEWFQAGLAPDDVASSSVSASRTGTLPATQAALLDFFAHLEGELDICGFLRIAEKRSGMVLNIRNIFTRAGLTDREVSTLRGIVSCLAQRPRG, from the coding sequence ATGGCGGGAACCGATTCGACGAAAATTCTGGTAACCGGAGGCCCCGTTGTCGTGCTGGTTGGTGCGCAACTCGGCGAAAATATCGGCACCGCCGTTCGAGCCATGGGGAATTGTGGCCTTGGCGAGCTTCGCCTTGTGAACCCCCGGGCGGGGTGGCTGAATGAGAAAACCATCGCCGCTTCGTCGGGTGCCGACGCCATTCTTGATGCGGCGCGCGTTTATGCCAGTACGGCCGAAGCGACCGCCGACCTTCACCACGTCTTCGCGACGACGACGCGGACCAGGGATATGGAAAAGCCTGTGGTGACGCCGCGGGTGGCGGCGAACGTCATGCGCAGTGTGGCGAACAAGGGCGAGAAGGTCGGCCTTCTCTTTGGGCCCGAGCGGTCCGGCCTAACCAACGAAGATGTCGCCCTTGCAAAGACCATCATCGCCGTGCCTCTAAATCCGGCCTTTTCTTCGCTGAACCTTGCCCAGGCCGTGCTTCTGCTTGGCTATGAGTGGTTTCAGGCCGGCCTTGCGCCGGATGATGTGGCATCGTCGTCGGTTTCGGCCTCTCGGACAGGCACCCTTCCGGCGACACAAGCGGCGCTGCTCGATTTTTTCGCGCATCTTGAAGGGGAGCTCGACATCTGCGGTTTTCTAAGAATTGCGGAAAAACGGTCCGGCATGGTCCTAAATATTCGGAATATTTTCACCCGGGCCGGGCTTACGGATCGGGAAGTTAGCACCCTGCGCGGCATCGTCTCGTGCCTTGCGCAGCGGCCCCGGGGCTAA